Proteins encoded by one window of Synechococcus sp. MVIR-18-1:
- a CDS encoding DUF3386 domain-containing protein, with protein MTTTSKTVIAPGSDCRDAFRAAYQNRYTWDPGFAGYSGRCIWLQGDRSVEGTFRVGADLKAKVEGVSDAEVEKAFASQLWEVCIHRVRRTFEQTHSENTFTAGDCTNEGLEVIIGGKGQGDKYRIKNDVVTMVHRHIHGTVVTIHTESTTDTGDGYLSHSYTSQYSDPATGDVRGGTNRFTDTFVPVSDGGSWVLSERTIRTDACGDSPASEQTFRFIDLTTA; from the coding sequence TTGACCACGACCTCCAAGACAGTGATCGCTCCAGGTAGCGATTGCCGGGATGCTTTTCGTGCCGCTTATCAAAACCGTTACACCTGGGATCCAGGATTTGCTGGATATTCAGGTCGTTGCATCTGGCTACAAGGTGATCGCTCTGTTGAAGGCACTTTCCGTGTTGGCGCTGATTTAAAGGCCAAGGTTGAAGGGGTTTCAGATGCTGAAGTTGAAAAAGCATTTGCTTCACAGTTGTGGGAAGTATGCATTCATCGTGTGCGTCGCACATTCGAACAGACCCACTCTGAAAATACATTTACCGCTGGTGATTGCACGAACGAGGGCCTTGAAGTCATTATTGGTGGCAAGGGTCAAGGTGATAAGTACCGCATTAAAAATGATGTTGTCACCATGGTTCATCGCCACATTCATGGAACGGTTGTAACCATTCACACCGAAAGTACGACCGATACAGGAGATGGCTACCTCAGTCATTCCTACACAAGTCAATACTCAGATCCAGCCACGGGAGACGTGCGCGGAGGAACGAATCGCTTTACCGACACCTTTGTCCCCGTCTCTGATGGTGGTTCTTGGGTGCTGAGCGAGCGCACAATTCGTACGGATGCTTGCGGAGATTCTCCTGCTAGTGAGCAGACTTTTCGCTTTATTGACCTGACAACCGCTTGA
- a CDS encoding RNA-binding S4 domain-containing protein, which yields MVNGLIGAAMRLDQFLKWMGWVATGGEAKLRIQGGDVFVNGDLEQRRGRQLKAGDRVQMGVDSAEVSDSLQAGP from the coding sequence ATGGTGAATGGACTAATTGGTGCTGCAATGAGACTTGATCAATTCCTTAAATGGATGGGCTGGGTGGCGACGGGTGGAGAAGCCAAGTTGAGGATTCAGGGGGGTGACGTGTTCGTCAATGGCGACCTGGAGCAACGGCGTGGCCGTCAACTGAAAGCTGGCGATCGCGTCCAAATGGGTGTCGACTCTGCCGAAGTTTCGGATTCTCTTCAGGCTGGGCCTTAA
- a CDS encoding DUF6447 family protein — translation MTSSSVSQDQNPILTFEGKRYDLNKLPDDLKELVRGMQVADAQLRMHEDTLKVLAVGRQSMAMQLNDRLKEVSPLPENG, via the coding sequence ATGACCAGTTCTTCCGTTTCCCAAGACCAGAATCCAATTCTGACCTTTGAAGGAAAACGCTATGACCTCAATAAGCTCCCAGATGACCTGAAAGAGCTCGTTAGAGGAATGCAAGTCGCCGACGCCCAACTACGCATGCATGAAGACACCCTCAAAGTGCTGGCAGTAGGGCGTCAGTCCATGGCCATGCAACTCAACGACCGACTGAAAGAAGTTAGCCCTCTTCCTGAGAACGGTTGA
- a CDS encoding thiol-disulfide oxidoreductase DCC family protein, which produces MMSETSLTLLYDGACPLCLREVKFLKRRDLHGRLAFVDIDQDTYDPAQWKGIGYREAMARIHAIRADGEVLQDVAVFREAYRCVGLGWIYAPTQWPLIGTLINRIYALWASQRLRMTGRASLNELCNCKQIVSESERY; this is translated from the coding sequence ATGATGAGTGAAACAAGTCTCACTCTTTTGTATGACGGAGCTTGTCCGCTTTGCCTTCGTGAAGTCAAGTTTTTGAAACGCCGAGATCTTCATGGAAGGCTTGCTTTTGTCGACATCGATCAGGACACATATGACCCAGCCCAATGGAAGGGAATTGGTTATAGAGAGGCGATGGCACGCATTCATGCCATTCGAGCTGACGGAGAGGTTCTCCAAGATGTAGCTGTATTCCGAGAGGCTTATCGCTGCGTTGGCCTTGGTTGGATCTATGCCCCGACTCAATGGCCTTTGATTGGAACGTTGATCAATCGGATCTATGCACTTTGGGCCTCGCAGCGTCTGCGAATGACTGGACGTGCAAGTCTCAATGAACTGTGCAATTGCAAGCAGATTGTATCGGAATCAGAGCGTTATTAG
- the folP gene encoding dihydropteroate synthase, which translates to MRWPKDWGTRTAVMGVINLTPDSFSDGGQFNQLDRALAEASRQIASGADCLDLGAQSTRPNAVEVGKDEELKRLLPTLRAIRAAHPKVLISVDTFLASVANKALEAGADWINDVSGGRRDSEMLPLIAQAGCPFVLMHSRGTSRTMDLCTDYGEQGVVQGVLEELRAATDRALKVGVHRDQLLWDPGLGFAKTTAQNLTLLQQLNTLVDEGIPLLLGPSRKRFIGAVLDEPRARARLWGTAAVCARAVDAGVAVLRVHDVGPIHQVVTMASAIGSNR; encoded by the coding sequence ATGCGTTGGCCAAAGGATTGGGGCACGCGTACGGCAGTGATGGGAGTGATCAACCTCACTCCCGATTCCTTTAGCGATGGTGGTCAGTTCAACCAACTCGATCGTGCCTTGGCCGAGGCATCGCGTCAGATTGCCTCTGGGGCTGATTGTTTGGATTTGGGAGCCCAAAGCACCAGGCCAAATGCCGTTGAAGTGGGAAAGGATGAGGAGCTTAAGCGCCTTTTGCCAACGCTCAGAGCCATTCGTGCCGCTCACCCCAAGGTTCTGATCTCAGTTGATACCTTTCTGGCTTCAGTTGCCAACAAGGCTCTTGAGGCTGGTGCTGATTGGATTAATGACGTCAGCGGTGGCCGACGGGACTCAGAGATGTTGCCGTTGATCGCACAGGCTGGCTGCCCATTTGTGCTGATGCACAGTCGTGGGACCAGCCGAACGATGGATCTCTGTACGGATTACGGGGAACAGGGTGTTGTGCAGGGGGTTCTGGAGGAATTACGTGCAGCAACAGATCGAGCTTTAAAAGTCGGCGTGCATCGTGACCAGTTGCTCTGGGATCCAGGCCTTGGCTTTGCCAAAACAACAGCCCAAAATCTCACCCTTCTGCAGCAGCTCAACACCCTCGTAGATGAAGGGATTCCTCTGTTGTTGGGACCCTCGCGCAAACGTTTTATTGGTGCTGTTTTGGATGAACCAAGGGCTCGTGCTCGTCTTTGGGGAACGGCAGCGGTATGCGCTCGGGCCGTTGATGCTGGCGTAGCTGTCTTACGAGTGCACGACGTAGGACCTATTCATCAAGTGGTGACGATGGCCTCAGCTATTGGTTCAAATCGCTAG
- a CDS encoding magnesium chelatase subunit H has translation MFTQVRSADRRIVPAENNNHQSVMKAVYVVLEPQYQSALTQAAITLNAQNGPIGIELCGYLIEELRDENNYADFQKDIAETDVFIGSLIFIEDLAQKVVDAVSPHRDRLKAAVVFPSMPEVMRLNKLGSFSMAQLGQSKSAIAGFMKKRKEAGGAGFQDAMLKLLNTLPTVLKYLPVEKAQDARSFMLSFQYWLGGTPDNLRNFLLMLADKYVFPASEGNDRPDLVVADPEVFPDLGIWHPLAPQMFEDLKEYLNWTASRPDLNDKARKGPVVGLVLQRSHIVTGDDAHYVATIQELEFRGARVIPIFCGGLDFSKPVNAFFYDPLNSEQPLVDSIVSLTGFALVGGPARQDHPKAVESLKKLNRPYMVALPLVFQTTQEWEKSDLGLHPVQVALQIAIPELDGAIEPIVLSGRDDATGKAHTLQDRVDAIAERAIRWSSLRLKPRADKKLAITVFSFPPDKGNVGTAAYLNVFDSIHRVLQEMKAKGYDVQNMPRDAKALMETVINDPEALQGSPELSIAHRMSIEEYERLTPYSERLEENWGKPPGNLNSDGQNLLIYGRHFGNIFVGIQPTFGYEGDPMRLLYSRSASPHHGFAAYYTYVEKVWGADAVLHFGTHGSLEFMPGKQMGMSETCYPDSLIGALPNLYYYAANNPSEATIAKRRGYASTISYLTPPAENAGLYKGLKELGELVGSYQQLRESGRGIQIVNAIVETARLCNLDKDVTLPDDDSSNLTLEDRDAVVGAIYRQLMEIESRLLPCGLHTIGKPPTAEEAIATLVSIAALEREEEGLRSLPGLLAESLGRKIEDIYKGNDDGVLEDVELNRTITEVSRAAVGSMVRSLTGGDGRVNMRENFGWFLDLISRFGFKLPMPWFRACSAGGFTSVDSTALDTLFTYLRFCLQQICADMEMESLLRALDGEYILPGPGGDPIRNPGVLPSGKNIHALDPQAIPTRAAVAAAKIVVDKLIERQREEQGDWPETIACVLWGTDNIKTYGESLAQILWFIGVRPVPDSLGRVNKLELIPLEELGRPRIDVVVNCSGVFRDLFINQMALIDQGVKMAAESEEAIEQNFVRKHSLEQAEKEGTSLRDAACRVFSNASGSYSSNVNLAVENSSWEEEGELQEMYLSRKTFAFNADNPGEMDQKRDVFESVMKTADVTFQNLDSAEISLTDVSHYFDSDPTKLIQGLREDGKSPTSYIADTTTANAQVRSLSETIRLDSRTKLLNPKWYEGMLDSGYEGVREVAKRLNFTLGWSATSGSVDNFVYEEANETFINDPEMRKRLLELNPHSFRRIVGTLLEVNGRGYWDTSDENIQQLQELYQEVEDRIEGVST, from the coding sequence ATGTTTACGCAGGTCCGTTCCGCTGATCGTCGGATTGTTCCTGCTGAGAACAACAATCATCAATCGGTCATGAAGGCCGTCTACGTCGTTCTTGAACCGCAATATCAGAGTGCGTTAACCCAGGCAGCGATCACCCTTAATGCGCAAAATGGTCCGATTGGGATCGAACTCTGTGGCTATCTCATTGAGGAACTTCGTGACGAAAATAATTATGCAGATTTTCAAAAAGACATTGCTGAAACCGACGTCTTTATTGGGTCCCTTATTTTTATTGAAGATCTCGCCCAAAAAGTTGTTGATGCAGTTAGTCCTCACCGCGATCGCCTGAAGGCCGCAGTGGTTTTCCCCTCAATGCCAGAGGTGATGCGACTCAATAAGTTAGGCAGCTTCTCGATGGCTCAACTCGGCCAGAGCAAAAGCGCGATCGCTGGCTTCATGAAAAAGCGAAAAGAAGCAGGTGGCGCAGGTTTTCAAGACGCCATGCTCAAACTCTTGAACACGCTTCCAACCGTGCTCAAGTATTTGCCTGTCGAGAAAGCTCAAGATGCTCGCAGCTTTATGCTGAGTTTTCAATATTGGTTGGGTGGCACACCAGATAATCTTCGAAATTTTCTGTTGATGCTGGCCGATAAATATGTATTTCCCGCATCAGAAGGTAATGATCGTCCTGATCTTGTAGTTGCAGATCCAGAAGTCTTTCCTGATTTAGGAATTTGGCATCCACTAGCACCTCAAATGTTTGAGGATTTAAAGGAATATTTGAACTGGACGGCAAGTCGTCCAGATCTCAACGACAAAGCCCGCAAGGGTCCAGTGGTTGGTCTCGTCCTTCAGCGCAGCCACATCGTGACGGGAGACGACGCCCATTACGTGGCAACCATCCAAGAACTTGAATTCAGAGGCGCACGCGTTATTCCGATCTTCTGCGGAGGCCTTGATTTCTCAAAACCAGTCAATGCGTTTTTCTACGACCCGCTCAATTCAGAGCAGCCTCTGGTGGACAGCATTGTGTCTCTTACCGGTTTTGCCTTGGTTGGCGGTCCAGCGCGTCAGGACCATCCCAAGGCCGTTGAATCGCTGAAAAAGCTCAATAGGCCTTACATGGTTGCCCTTCCATTGGTCTTTCAAACCACGCAGGAATGGGAGAAAAGTGATTTAGGCCTTCATCCAGTGCAAGTAGCACTACAAATCGCGATTCCCGAATTAGACGGCGCAATCGAACCGATCGTTTTGTCTGGTCGTGATGACGCCACTGGCAAAGCCCACACTCTTCAAGATCGCGTCGACGCAATTGCTGAGAGAGCAATCCGCTGGTCATCATTACGACTGAAACCACGAGCAGACAAAAAGCTTGCGATTACCGTTTTCAGCTTTCCCCCAGACAAGGGCAACGTGGGAACAGCGGCCTATCTGAATGTTTTCGATTCCATTCACAGGGTGCTTCAAGAGATGAAGGCCAAGGGGTACGACGTGCAGAACATGCCACGTGATGCCAAGGCACTGATGGAAACAGTGATCAACGATCCCGAAGCCCTTCAAGGATCACCAGAACTCTCGATCGCCCATCGAATGAGCATTGAAGAATATGAACGGCTAACACCCTATTCCGAACGCTTAGAAGAAAACTGGGGAAAACCACCTGGCAATTTGAACAGTGATGGGCAAAATTTATTGATTTATGGGCGTCATTTTGGAAATATCTTTGTAGGAATTCAACCAACCTTTGGTTACGAAGGCGATCCTATGCGCCTTCTCTACTCACGCAGTGCAAGTCCACACCATGGGTTTGCCGCTTACTACACCTATGTAGAGAAAGTTTGGGGAGCAGATGCCGTGCTCCACTTCGGCACGCATGGTTCTCTTGAATTTATGCCCGGCAAGCAAATGGGTATGAGTGAAACATGTTACCCAGACTCCCTCATCGGAGCCTTGCCAAACCTCTATTACTACGCAGCCAATAATCCATCTGAAGCAACGATCGCAAAACGACGGGGGTATGCATCCACGATTAGCTACCTCACACCACCAGCGGAAAATGCTGGCCTCTACAAAGGACTTAAAGAACTTGGTGAGTTGGTGGGTTCCTATCAACAACTGAGAGAAAGTGGTCGGGGCATTCAAATCGTGAATGCAATCGTAGAAACCGCGCGTTTGTGCAATCTTGATAAAGACGTCACTCTTCCCGACGATGATTCCTCTAATTTAACCCTCGAAGATCGCGACGCGGTTGTTGGGGCTATTTATCGCCAATTGATGGAAATTGAAAGTCGACTTCTTCCTTGCGGCCTTCATACCATTGGCAAGCCGCCCACAGCAGAAGAAGCCATTGCAACTCTGGTGAGTATTGCTGCTTTGGAGCGTGAAGAAGAGGGCCTACGTTCGTTACCCGGACTACTCGCTGAATCTCTCGGCCGCAAGATTGAAGACATCTATAAGGGAAATGACGATGGTGTTCTTGAAGATGTGGAACTCAATCGCACGATCACGGAAGTTTCGCGGGCGGCTGTGGGATCCATGGTGCGATCTCTTACAGGGGGCGATGGTCGCGTCAATATGCGCGAAAACTTTGGATGGTTCCTGGATCTGATCTCACGCTTTGGATTCAAACTGCCAATGCCTTGGTTCCGAGCCTGTTCGGCTGGTGGTTTCACAAGCGTCGACAGCACTGCGCTTGACACCCTCTTTACCTATTTGCGTTTTTGCCTCCAACAAATCTGCGCAGATATGGAAATGGAGAGCCTCTTAAGGGCTCTGGATGGTGAATACATTCTTCCCGGCCCCGGAGGAGACCCAATCAGGAATCCAGGCGTACTGCCGAGTGGCAAAAACATCCATGCCCTTGATCCTCAAGCGATTCCTACGAGGGCAGCCGTGGCTGCAGCAAAAATTGTTGTCGACAAATTGATCGAACGACAGAGAGAAGAACAGGGCGATTGGCCTGAAACCATTGCTTGCGTGCTCTGGGGAACAGACAACATCAAAACCTACGGAGAGTCACTCGCACAGATCCTTTGGTTCATTGGAGTTCGCCCCGTTCCCGACTCCTTAGGCAGGGTCAACAAACTAGAGCTCATTCCGCTTGAAGAATTAGGAAGACCAAGAATCGATGTTGTTGTGAATTGTTCGGGTGTGTTCCGAGATTTATTTATCAATCAGATGGCCCTGATTGATCAAGGTGTAAAAATGGCCGCCGAATCCGAGGAAGCCATTGAACAGAACTTTGTTCGAAAACATTCTCTCGAACAAGCAGAAAAAGAAGGAACAAGTCTTCGTGATGCTGCTTGTCGAGTGTTCTCCAATGCAAGCGGTAGCTACAGCTCTAATGTAAACCTCGCCGTTGAAAACAGTAGTTGGGAAGAAGAGGGAGAACTTCAAGAGATGTATCTCTCCCGTAAAACATTTGCCTTTAATGCTGATAACCCTGGTGAAATGGATCAAAAGCGTGACGTCTTCGAGTCAGTCATGAAGACAGCTGACGTAACGTTCCAAAATCTCGACTCCGCTGAAATTTCACTAACCGATGTTAGTCATTATTTCGACAGCGACCCCACCAAGCTGATTCAGGGACTTCGCGAAGATGGAAAATCTCCAACGAGCTACATCGCAGACACGACAACGGCGAATGCTCAAGTTCGCTCTTTAAGTGAAACGATTCGCCTAGACTCACGCACCAAACTCCTCAATCCAAAGTGGTACGAGGGCATGCTTGATTCGGGTTATGAAGGTGTGCGTGAAGTAGCGAAACGCTTGAACTTCACCTTGGGATGGAGTGCGACTAGCGGTTCTGTCGACAACTTTGTTTACGAAGAAGCCAATGAAACATTCATCAATGATCCAGAGATGCGCAAACGCTTACTAGAGCTAAATCCTCACAGCTTCAGGCGCATTGTTGGCACCTTACTTGAAGTCAATGGACGTGGATATTGGGATACCTCTGACGAAAATATCCAGCAATTACAAGAACTCTATCAAGAGGTTGAAGATCGGATTGAAGGGGTCTCAACATAA
- a CDS encoding sodium:alanine symporter family protein: METLISAINDPINGVVWGWPMVILIAATGILLMFGLRLMPLQRLIFGVRVLATRSTASETGDISPFAALMTSLSATIGTGNIAGVAGAIAVGGPGAVFWMWVIAVFGIATKYGEAVLAVKYREVDALGNHVGGPMYYIRNGLGKNWQWLAVLFATFGMLAGFGIGNGVQCFEVSSALEAFGIPRLVTGLVLGVLVFAVIIGGIDRISQAASALVPAMTILYILACILVLGINIVDVPAAFGTIFSNAFSGEAAVGGAVGQVVLMGFKRGIFSNEAGLGSAPIAHAAAKTNDPVRQGTVAMLGTVIDTLILCTLTALVIITSGVYGGGESGANLSILAFNTGLNGAGWVVTAGLVVFAFTTVLGWSFYGERCTEFLFGERAIKPFRFVWVAVVVIGSVAGDRGVVWGVADTLNGLMALPNLVSLLLLSPVIFKLTSDYNFNRSQEEG; the protein is encoded by the coding sequence ATGGAAACACTTATTTCGGCGATCAACGACCCCATTAATGGGGTCGTTTGGGGTTGGCCAATGGTCATCTTGATCGCAGCGACGGGCATTCTTTTGATGTTCGGCTTGCGATTGATGCCATTGCAACGCTTGATTTTTGGCGTTCGTGTGCTGGCTACTAGGTCTACGGCTTCTGAAACAGGAGATATTTCCCCTTTCGCAGCCTTGATGACATCCCTGTCTGCCACGATCGGTACGGGCAATATCGCCGGTGTTGCTGGGGCCATCGCCGTGGGTGGACCAGGGGCTGTGTTTTGGATGTGGGTGATTGCTGTGTTTGGTATCGCAACCAAATATGGCGAGGCTGTGTTGGCTGTGAAATATCGGGAAGTGGATGCTCTTGGAAATCACGTCGGTGGTCCGATGTACTACATCCGCAACGGTCTAGGTAAGAACTGGCAATGGCTTGCGGTGTTGTTTGCCACGTTTGGAATGCTGGCTGGCTTTGGGATCGGTAATGGTGTCCAGTGTTTTGAAGTCTCTAGTGCCTTGGAAGCTTTTGGTATCCCCAGGTTGGTGACCGGATTGGTTCTTGGTGTTCTTGTTTTTGCTGTGATTATTGGTGGTATTGACCGGATATCTCAAGCAGCCTCAGCCCTGGTTCCTGCCATGACGATCCTCTATATCCTCGCTTGCATTCTTGTTTTAGGAATAAATATCGTTGATGTCCCTGCTGCCTTTGGAACCATTTTTTCTAATGCTTTTAGTGGTGAAGCTGCTGTTGGTGGAGCGGTAGGACAGGTGGTCTTGATGGGATTTAAGCGCGGTATTTTTTCCAACGAAGCCGGTTTAGGCAGTGCACCGATTGCTCATGCGGCTGCCAAAACGAATGATCCAGTCCGTCAAGGCACCGTGGCGATGTTGGGCACCGTGATTGATACCTTGATTCTCTGCACGTTGACGGCATTGGTGATCATTACCAGCGGTGTTTATGGCGGGGGTGAGTCCGGGGCCAACCTCTCGATCTTGGCGTTCAACACGGGCTTGAACGGAGCTGGATGGGTCGTTACTGCTGGTCTCGTTGTGTTTGCGTTCACCACCGTGCTCGGTTGGAGTTTCTACGGAGAGCGCTGCACTGAATTCTTGTTTGGCGAAAGGGCGATCAAGCCCTTCCGCTTTGTTTGGGTTGCCGTTGTTGTGATCGGCTCAGTGGCAGGAGATCGTGGTGTTGTTTGGGGTGTCGCTGACACCCTGAATGGCCTGATGGCTCTTCCAAACCTTGTCTCTTTGCTCCTGCTGTCGCCAGTGATTTTTAAACTCACAAGCGACTACAACTTCAACCGTTCTCAGGAAGAGGGCTAA
- the tpiA gene encoding triose-phosphate isomerase: MRKPVIAGNWKMHMTCAQARAWMGTFLPLIAELPDDRHLVVAPPFTAISTLAELSHGTRLELSSQNVHWEGEGAYTAEISPSMLKEHNVEYAIVGHSEPRKYFSESDEQINHRARSAQTNGLIPIVCVGESDEQRSRGEAERVIRRQVEQGLEGLDPSQLVVAYEPIWAIGTGKTCEASEANRICGLIRSWVGSPDLIIQYGGSVKPANIDQLMGMSDIDGVLVGGASLDPEGFGRIANYIKS; encoded by the coding sequence GTGCGCAAACCGGTAATTGCTGGCAACTGGAAAATGCACATGACCTGTGCGCAAGCCAGGGCCTGGATGGGCACGTTTCTTCCTCTTATTGCAGAACTGCCCGATGACCGACATTTGGTGGTGGCGCCACCGTTCACGGCTATCAGCACGCTTGCTGAGCTGAGCCATGGCACCCGCCTTGAACTGTCCAGCCAGAACGTGCACTGGGAGGGAGAGGGCGCTTACACCGCTGAGATTTCTCCGAGCATGCTCAAGGAACACAACGTTGAGTACGCGATCGTTGGCCATAGCGAGCCTCGCAAGTACTTCAGCGAGAGTGATGAACAGATCAATCACCGGGCGCGATCAGCCCAAACCAATGGATTGATTCCCATTGTTTGCGTTGGTGAAAGCGACGAGCAGCGCAGCCGGGGTGAGGCTGAGCGGGTCATCCGTCGTCAGGTTGAACAGGGCTTAGAAGGTCTTGATCCCAGCCAGCTGGTTGTGGCCTATGAGCCGATCTGGGCAATTGGTACCGGTAAAACGTGTGAAGCGAGTGAAGCCAATCGAATCTGTGGATTGATTCGCAGCTGGGTTGGCTCACCAGATTTGATCATTCAGTACGGGGGCTCGGTGAAGCCCGCCAATATCGATCAGTTGATGGGAATGAGCGATATTGATGGGGTGCTGGTTGGTGGTGCCTCCCTGGACCCTGAAGGCTTTGGGCGAATCGCGAATTACATCAAGAGCTGA
- a CDS encoding ABC transporter ATP-binding protein encodes MLKPSEAGFRRLIPLLRPHRRLLTIGTLCMLVFVSSQLVLMRLMGQLLPDVGSGDLKRILPVIGLVLLVFAIQKLAQFGQDSLLAGPALQVSQSLRRDLFQRLQKVQLGALEKMSSGDLTYRLTEDADRVSEVIYKTLHDSIPSALQLVAVLGYMLWLDWKLTVAILLLAPFVAWLISLFGARVMIATERSQKKVSELAGLLGEAIEGLPLVRAFAAEPWLESRFEQEIDQHRQARYNTYRLVALQHPVVGIIEVLGFATVLVLAAIRISSGDLGVPELITYLTGLVLLIDPIAHVTANYNEFQQGQSSLRRLREIEKEPSEPADPVPSIPLGRLRGDLNFDQVEFAYTPGQPVLQDFNLSIQAGQVVALVGPSGAGKTTLFSLLLRFNRVNKGQLLFDGKDLSQVSARDLRQQVALVPQRSSVFSGTIAEAIRFGRQATQEQLQQAAKLANAHDFIIRLPDGYNTRLQERGTNVSGGQLQRIAIARAVLGNPAVMLLDEATSALDAEAEASVQLGLKQAMLGRTVIVIAHRLATVQEADLIVVLEHGRISQQGSHDDLMSQGGRYRELCERQFIRVNE; translated from the coding sequence ATGCTGAAGCCATCAGAAGCGGGATTCCGCAGGTTGATTCCACTGCTGCGACCTCACAGGCGGCTCCTAACGATCGGCACACTTTGCATGCTGGTTTTTGTCAGTAGCCAGTTGGTGTTGATGCGACTGATGGGCCAACTGTTGCCCGATGTGGGATCAGGCGATCTAAAGCGCATCCTGCCTGTCATAGGCCTGGTTCTGTTGGTGTTCGCGATCCAAAAACTTGCTCAATTTGGCCAAGACTCCCTACTCGCAGGTCCTGCTTTACAAGTCAGCCAGTCGCTGAGACGAGACCTGTTTCAGAGGCTTCAAAAGGTACAGCTCGGCGCCTTGGAAAAGATGTCGTCAGGAGATCTCACCTATCGGCTCACAGAGGATGCTGACCGTGTGAGTGAGGTGATTTATAAAACCCTCCACGACAGCATCCCGAGTGCTCTGCAATTGGTGGCCGTTCTTGGCTACATGCTTTGGCTTGACTGGAAACTAACGGTCGCAATCCTGCTGCTCGCACCCTTCGTTGCCTGGCTGATCAGCCTGTTTGGAGCGAGAGTAATGATCGCCACAGAACGCAGTCAAAAAAAGGTCAGTGAGCTGGCAGGTTTACTGGGAGAGGCCATTGAAGGCCTACCTCTCGTACGCGCCTTTGCCGCAGAACCCTGGTTAGAGAGCCGATTTGAACAAGAAATCGATCAACACCGGCAAGCTCGTTACAACACCTATCGGCTTGTTGCTCTTCAACATCCCGTGGTCGGGATCATTGAGGTCCTGGGTTTCGCCACAGTCCTGGTCTTGGCAGCGATCAGGATCAGTAGTGGGGATCTAGGTGTCCCTGAGCTGATTACCTACCTCACCGGCTTGGTGCTCCTCATCGATCCGATCGCCCATGTCACCGCGAATTACAACGAATTTCAGCAGGGACAATCCTCGCTACGCCGTCTCCGTGAAATCGAGAAAGAACCCTCGGAACCGGCAGATCCGGTTCCATCGATTCCCCTAGGCCGCCTGCGCGGAGACTTGAACTTCGATCAAGTCGAGTTTGCTTACACACCAGGACAACCCGTTCTTCAAGACTTCAATCTCTCGATCCAGGCAGGACAAGTTGTGGCCCTTGTGGGACCTTCAGGGGCTGGCAAGACCACGCTTTTTTCTCTGCTCCTGCGATTTAATCGCGTTAACAAAGGTCAGCTTCTTTTTGATGGCAAAGATCTCAGCCAAGTCAGCGCGCGCGACTTGAGACAGCAAGTGGCTCTGGTGCCGCAACGCAGCAGTGTCTTTTCTGGAACGATCGCAGAGGCGATTCGATTTGGTCGGCAGGCCACGCAAGAACAGCTCCAACAAGCCGCAAAGCTTGCCAACGCCCACGACTTCATCATCCGTCTCCCAGACGGCTACAACACGCGTCTTCAGGAGCGAGGCACCAACGTTTCAGGGGGACAGCTCCAGCGCATCGCCATCGCGAGGGCTGTGCTTGGAAATCCCGCAGTGATGTTGTTGGATGAAGCCACCAGTGCCCTCGATGCAGAAGCGGAGGCCTCCGTTCAACTGGGACTTAAGCAAGCCATGCTGGGCCGAACAGTGATTGTGATTGCCCATCGTTTGGCAACAGTTCAGGAAGCCGATCTCATTGTTGTTCTCGAACATGGTCGTATAAGCCAACAAGGCAGCCACGACGATCTAATGAGTCAGGGCGGTAGATATCGAGAACTCTGCGAAAGACAATTCATCCGCGTCAACGAATGA